A window from Flavobacterium gyeonganense encodes these proteins:
- a CDS encoding SPFH domain-containing protein: MKLPFIEIIEATTSNPNLLMWKFHDEDKEIKNGAKLTVRESQQVMLLNEGQLTDVFSPGLHTLSTENIPILSTLKGWKYGFESPFKVDVYFFNTHQFINNKWGTPAPILLHDPQFGQIRVRAFGSFDIRIIDVAKFFRQYAGTFEQLTIFELQNQLRDFVAPKFGEVLANENITITDVAGNITQLGQKIEPYLKPYFLQFGIELTQFVITSVTLPEEVTAHYDKITNMNMVTDMDKFTKFNTATAIGEKGTAMHDATQNALSMGILLNQIQQNKETPKEEPKDDLTSKLQKLKSLFDAGLIEEDEFKAKKSELLNQL; this comes from the coding sequence ATGAAATTACCCTTTATAGAAATAATTGAAGCCACCACAAGCAACCCAAATTTGTTAATGTGGAAATTCCATGATGAAGACAAAGAAATAAAAAACGGGGCAAAATTAACCGTACGCGAAAGCCAACAGGTGATGCTGTTGAATGAAGGACAGCTTACTGATGTATTTTCGCCAGGGCTTCACACCTTATCAACAGAAAACATTCCTATCCTGAGTACCCTCAAAGGATGGAAATACGGATTTGAAAGTCCGTTTAAAGTGGATGTTTACTTTTTCAATACACATCAGTTTATCAACAACAAATGGGGAACTCCCGCTCCTATCCTGCTCCATGACCCACAATTTGGACAAATCAGGGTAAGGGCTTTTGGAAGTTTTGATATAAGGATAATTGATGTTGCCAAATTCTTCCGTCAATACGCCGGTACTTTCGAACAGCTGACCATTTTTGAACTCCAAAACCAATTAAGGGATTTTGTAGCCCCAAAGTTTGGAGAGGTTCTGGCGAATGAAAACATTACCATTACAGATGTTGCGGGAAACATTACCCAATTGGGCCAAAAGATTGAACCGTATCTCAAACCCTATTTTCTGCAATTCGGAATCGAATTAACGCAATTTGTCATCACCAGCGTAACCTTACCGGAAGAAGTTACCGCCCACTACGACAAAATCACCAATATGAATATGGTAACCGATATGGATAAATTCACCAAATTCAATACCGCAACGGCAATTGGAGAAAAAGGAACCGCAATGCACGATGCCACCCAAAATGCCTTAAGTATGGGAATTCTTTTAAACCAAATCCAGCAAAACAAAGAAACGCCAAAAGAAGAACCCAAAGACGACCTGACTTCTAAACTTCAAAAACTGAAATCATTGTTTGATGCCGGTTTAATCGAAGAAGATGAGTTCAAAGCCAAGAAATCAGAATTATTAAACCAATTGTAA